A genomic window from Quercus lobata isolate SW786 chromosome 10, ValleyOak3.0 Primary Assembly, whole genome shotgun sequence includes:
- the LOC115962733 gene encoding myb-related protein 308-like, translating into MRKPCCKKEETNKGAWSQEEDQKLIAYIQKHGEGCWRSLPKAAGLRRCGKSCRLRWINYLRPDLKRGNFEEDEEDLIIRLHALLGNRWSLIAGRLPGRTDNEVKNHWNSHIRKKLTQMGIDPNKPHKLGGTASFTGISFFSKNQAPKPVNVHRDDSQILGFESGVESNKTSCVPDLNLDLTLSTPTSTLVEERQQPIP; encoded by the exons ATGAGAAAGCCTTGCTGTAAGAAGGAAGAGACTAACAAAGGAGCCTGGTCCCAAGAAGAAGACCAGAAACTAATTGCTTACATCCAAAAACATGGTGAAGGTTGCTGGCGTTCACTTCCTAAGGCTGCTG GGTTGCGACGCTGTGGCAAAAGTTGCCGACTGAGATGGATAAATTATTTAAGGCCAGACCTCAAGCGTGGCAActttgaagaagatgaagaggatTTAATCATCAGGCTTCATGCTCTCCTTGGGAACAG GTGGTCACTGATAGCTGGAAGATTACCTGGACGGACTGACAATGAAGTAAAGAACCACTGGAATTCTCATATAAGAAAGAAGCTAACACAGATGGGAATTGATCCCAATAAACCTCATAAGCTGGGAGGCACTGCATCTTTTACTGGAATCTCATTTTTTTCCAAGAATCAGGCACCTAAGCCAGTGAATGTCCATCGCGACGACAGTCAAATCCTGGGTTTTGAGAGTGGTGTTGAAAGCAACAAGACCAGCTGTGTCCCAGACTTGAATCTTGACCTCACTCTTAGCACTCCCACGAGTACTCTTGTGGAAGAGAGGCAGCAGCCAATACCTTAA